Proteins from a single region of Pseudomonas fulva:
- a CDS encoding glucarate dehydratase family protein, protein MKIKNVRVTPIAFRDAPLLNASGIHEPYALRSIIEVESDNGFIGLGESYGDAPVLSVLQAMQDSLVGLDPFDLNGLRARVVKTVAALKPGTAGAELAPGSHPSKQVANAYSAFEVAFLDLQARSLGMPLVDLLGGAVRDRVPFSAYLFLKYAEHLGSPYKPDRWGEGISPEQMVAQARTMIEENGFKSIKLKAGTLLGPEHEVACIKALRQAFPEAPLRIDPNGNWSVETSLRMAELLGDDLEYYEDPCPGLEGMAEVHKRTGIPLATNMVVTDFDEFRRSVALGSVQIVLADHHYWGGLRDTQILARMCDTFGLGVSMHSNSHLGISLMAMTHVAAAVPNLSYACDTHYPWQEPDEEVIKGGKLPIVDGCVALTRAPGLGVELDYEQLAKLNDQYLTCGIRSRNDVTQMQKYDPSWKALKPRF, encoded by the coding sequence ATGAAGATCAAAAACGTACGCGTAACGCCGATTGCGTTTCGTGACGCACCGCTGCTCAACGCCAGCGGCATCCACGAACCCTACGCGCTGCGCTCGATCATCGAAGTGGAAAGCGACAACGGCTTTATCGGCCTGGGCGAAAGCTATGGCGATGCGCCGGTGCTCAGCGTGCTGCAGGCCATGCAGGATTCGCTGGTCGGCCTCGACCCCTTCGACCTCAATGGCCTGCGTGCCCGGGTAGTGAAGACCGTTGCCGCGCTCAAGCCGGGCACCGCGGGCGCCGAGCTGGCGCCGGGCTCGCACCCGAGCAAGCAGGTGGCCAATGCCTACTCGGCCTTCGAGGTGGCCTTTCTCGACCTGCAGGCACGCTCGCTGGGCATGCCGCTGGTGGATCTGCTCGGCGGCGCGGTGCGCGATCGCGTACCGTTCAGCGCCTACCTGTTTCTCAAGTACGCCGAGCACCTGGGCTCGCCCTACAAGCCGGATCGCTGGGGCGAGGGCATCAGCCCGGAGCAGATGGTCGCCCAGGCGCGCACCATGATAGAGGAGAACGGCTTCAAGAGCATCAAGCTCAAGGCCGGCACCTTGCTCGGTCCCGAGCATGAAGTGGCGTGCATCAAGGCGCTGCGCCAGGCCTTCCCGGAGGCGCCGCTGCGTATCGACCCGAACGGCAACTGGTCGGTGGAGACCTCGCTGCGCATGGCCGAGCTGCTTGGCGATGACCTGGAATACTACGAGGACCCGTGCCCGGGCCTGGAGGGCATGGCCGAGGTGCACAAGCGCACCGGCATCCCGCTGGCCACCAACATGGTGGTCACCGACTTCGACGAGTTCCGCCGCAGCGTGGCGCTGGGCAGCGTGCAGATCGTGCTCGCCGACCACCATTACTGGGGCGGCCTGCGCGACACGCAGATCCTGGCGCGCATGTGCGACACCTTCGGCCTGGGCGTGTCGATGCACTCCAACTCGCACCTGGGTATCAGCCTGATGGCCATGACCCACGTGGCGGCCGCGGTGCCCAACCTGTCCTACGCCTGCGATACCCACTACCCATGGCAGGAGCCGGACGAGGAAGTGATCAAGGGCGGCAAGCTGCCTATCGTCGATGGCTGCGTGGCGCTGACCCGGGCGCCGGGTTTGGGCGTCGAGCTGGACTACGAGCAGTTGGCCAAGCTCAACGACCAGTACCTGACCTGCGGCATCCGCTCGCGCAACGACGTGACCCAGATGCAGAAGTACGACCCGAGCTGGAAGGCGCTGAAACCGCGCTTCTGA
- a CDS encoding cysteine hydrolase family protein, with amino-acid sequence MAQPTLIIIDMQRGMLEPAAGLRNNPDAPARIGELLQAWRLAGAPVVHVRHISRSADSLFAPGQAGVEFQPALQPLPREHVVEKNVPDAFTHSGLERWLRVRGLEAVVIVGVSTNNSVEATARSAGNLGFTTHVVADGCFTFAKADYHGVLRSADEVHAMALANLQDEYAQVIETRAALALLKAGMGKE; translated from the coding sequence ATGGCCCAGCCCACCCTGATCATCATCGACATGCAGCGCGGCATGCTCGAGCCGGCCGCCGGCCTGCGCAACAACCCCGACGCCCCGGCGCGCATCGGCGAACTGCTGCAGGCCTGGCGCCTGGCAGGCGCACCGGTGGTGCATGTCCGCCATATCTCCCGGTCGGCAGACTCGTTGTTCGCGCCGGGCCAGGCCGGTGTGGAATTCCAGCCGGCGCTGCAGCCCTTGCCCCGGGAACATGTGGTCGAGAAGAACGTGCCCGATGCCTTCACCCACTCCGGCCTGGAACGCTGGCTACGGGTACGCGGCCTCGAGGCCGTGGTGATCGTCGGGGTCAGCACCAACAATTCCGTGGAAGCGACGGCACGCTCGGCGGGCAACCTGGGTTTCACCACCCACGTGGTCGCCGATGGTTGCTTTACCTTCGCCAAGGCGGACTACCACGGCGTGCTGCGCAGCGCTGACGAGGTGCATGCCATGGCCCTGGCCAACCTGCAGGACGAATACGCCCAGGTAATCGAAACCCGCGCAGCGTTGGCCTTACTGAAGGCCGGCATGGGAAAGGAGTGA
- the pstS gene encoding phosphate ABC transporter substrate-binding protein PstS, giving the protein MKKLIKSAAIAFTVSLCATSVSFAAENLRLTGSGASFPAPIYLTWFKDFSKNTPGVTVDYQSKGSGAGVQDFLNKTVDFAASDSAMKEEDIAKVPEGVQMLPMTAGEIVLAYNLPGNPKGVKLPRDVYSNIFLGKITQWNDPQIVAANPDLELPDLPITVVVRADSSGTTAVFTKHLSAINGEFNKQLGEGNTVNWPASDKFIKSPKNDGVTATVRQTPGSIGYIEYGFAKLAKVDFAVLENKAGEYVVPNAESGAEALAAVKMPENLVAWLPDPDGAKSYPITTYTWMIFRKDNGNPAKAKALRDMVEYSLTEGQKIADSMGYIPLPQSVIDQVRKASANIQ; this is encoded by the coding sequence ATGAAAAAGCTAATCAAGTCTGCCGCCATCGCCTTTACGGTTTCTCTTTGTGCCACCTCGGTGTCTTTTGCCGCGGAAAATCTGCGACTGACCGGCTCCGGTGCAAGCTTCCCTGCGCCGATCTACCTGACTTGGTTCAAGGATTTCAGCAAGAACACGCCCGGCGTTACCGTCGACTACCAATCCAAGGGTAGCGGTGCCGGCGTACAGGATTTTCTGAACAAGACCGTCGATTTCGCCGCCAGTGACTCGGCGATGAAGGAGGAAGATATCGCCAAGGTGCCCGAAGGCGTGCAAATGCTGCCGATGACCGCGGGCGAAATCGTTCTGGCCTACAACCTGCCGGGCAACCCGAAGGGTGTCAAACTGCCCCGTGACGTCTACTCGAACATCTTCCTGGGCAAGATCACCCAGTGGAACGATCCGCAGATCGTCGCCGCCAACCCCGACCTGGAACTGCCCGATCTGCCGATCACCGTCGTCGTGCGCGCTGACTCCAGCGGCACCACCGCCGTATTCACCAAGCACCTGTCGGCCATCAACGGCGAATTCAACAAGCAGCTGGGCGAAGGCAACACGGTCAACTGGCCTGCCAGCGACAAGTTCATCAAGTCGCCGAAAAACGACGGCGTGACCGCTACCGTTCGCCAGACGCCCGGTTCCATCGGCTACATCGAGTACGGCTTCGCCAAACTGGCCAAGGTCGACTTCGCCGTGCTGGAGAACAAGGCCGGTGAATATGTAGTGCCGAACGCCGAAAGCGGTGCCGAAGCGCTCGCTGCCGTGAAGATGCCGGAAAACCTGGTGGCCTGGCTGCCGGACCCGGACGGTGCCAAGTCCTACCCGATCACCACCTACACCTGGATGATCTTCCGCAAGGACAACGGTAACCCGGCCAAGGCCAAGGCCCTGCGCGACATGGTCGAGTACAGCCTGACCGAAGGTCAGAAGATCGCCGATTCGATGGGCTACATCCCGCTGCCGCAATCGGTCATCGACCAGGTTCGCAAAGCGTCTGCCAACATCCAGTAA
- the pstC gene encoding phosphate ABC transporter permease subunit PstC — MTSPFLVPDNPDSACRPPSKKDFLVDRTFRALARVGVVLILAVVFALVFEVGSKALPGMQEYGFDVLFGTVWDVNQNKYGILPAIWGTLYSAFIALLIAGFFGISMAIFLTQDFLPAKLAAVFRTIVELLAAIPSVVYGLWGIYVVIPAIRPLTTWLHAELSWIPFFGSSLSGPGLLPAALVLAIMILPTIAAVSQDALSSVPMKTKQAAYGMGTTHWEAILKVMVPSAATGIFGSLVLGLGRALGETMALAMLVGNANNISLSLFAPANTLAALLALNFPEAGPREVEVLMYAALVLMLITLIVNIIGSMLMVYAQRGHK, encoded by the coding sequence ATGACCAGCCCTTTCCTTGTACCAGACAATCCTGATTCTGCTTGTCGGCCGCCTTCCAAGAAGGATTTTCTGGTCGACCGCACCTTCCGCGCCCTCGCCCGAGTAGGCGTGGTTCTGATTCTGGCCGTGGTCTTCGCTCTGGTATTCGAAGTCGGGAGCAAAGCGCTTCCCGGCATGCAGGAATATGGATTCGATGTACTGTTTGGCACCGTCTGGGATGTCAATCAGAACAAGTACGGCATCCTGCCCGCCATCTGGGGCACGCTGTACAGCGCCTTTATCGCCCTGTTGATCGCTGGTTTCTTCGGCATCAGCATGGCCATCTTCCTGACCCAGGATTTTCTGCCGGCCAAGCTCGCTGCGGTGTTTCGCACCATCGTCGAGCTGCTGGCGGCCATCCCCAGCGTCGTCTACGGCCTGTGGGGCATCTACGTGGTGATCCCGGCCATCCGGCCGCTGACCACCTGGTTGCACGCCGAACTCAGCTGGATTCCTTTTTTCGGCTCTTCGCTGAGCGGCCCAGGGCTGCTGCCTGCCGCGCTGGTGCTGGCGATCATGATTCTGCCGACCATTGCTGCGGTGTCCCAGGATGCGCTCTCCAGCGTTCCCATGAAGACCAAGCAGGCCGCCTACGGCATGGGCACCACCCATTGGGAAGCGATTCTCAAGGTGATGGTGCCGTCCGCCGCGACCGGTATCTTCGGCTCGCTGGTGCTGGGCCTTGGCCGCGCCCTGGGTGAAACCATGGCACTGGCCATGCTGGTCGGTAACGCCAACAACATTTCCCTGTCGCTGTTCGCGCCGGCCAACACCCTGGCGGCGCTGCTGGCCCTGAACTTCCCGGAAGCGGGGCCGCGCGAGGTCGAGGTGTTGATGTACGCCGCACTGGTGCTGATGCTGATCACCCTGATCGTCAACATCATCGGCTCGATGCTGATGGTCTACGCCCAGCGGGGCCATAAATAA
- the pstA gene encoding phosphate ABC transporter permease PstA has product MTDLTAPPAEMPSLQRRFEGRALRSLVLTGMAWLVALLASVPLLSVLYMLITRGGARLSLEVFTELPPTGFETGGGFGNAMAGTFVMVGIAAAIAVPVGILAAIFLAELGPHSRLANAARFAAKMLTGLPSILAGVFAYALVVVTTGTYSAPAGGVALAVLMLPIVVLTAEEAMKMVPKVMKDAAYGMGCTRSQVVWKIILPTGLPAILTGVMLAVARAAGETAPLLFTALFSNYWIYHNGELAVMNPTASLAVLIYNFSGMPFDNQLELAWAASLVLVLIVLMVNVISRIFGKPKY; this is encoded by the coding sequence ATGACTGACCTGACTGCTCCTCCCGCCGAAATGCCGAGCCTGCAGCGCCGCTTCGAGGGCCGTGCGCTGCGTAGCCTGGTGCTGACCGGCATGGCTTGGCTCGTGGCGTTGCTGGCCAGCGTGCCGCTGCTCTCCGTGCTCTACATGCTGATCACCCGTGGCGGCGCGCGCCTCAGCCTGGAAGTGTTCACCGAACTGCCACCGACCGGTTTCGAGACCGGCGGTGGCTTTGGTAACGCCATGGCGGGCACCTTCGTGATGGTCGGCATCGCGGCTGCCATCGCCGTGCCGGTCGGCATTCTCGCGGCGATTTTCCTGGCCGAGCTGGGGCCCCATAGCCGGCTCGCCAATGCCGCGCGCTTCGCGGCCAAGATGCTCACCGGGCTGCCATCCATTCTCGCCGGGGTGTTCGCCTACGCGCTGGTGGTCGTCACCACCGGCACCTATTCGGCACCGGCCGGCGGCGTGGCCCTGGCGGTATTGATGCTGCCCATCGTCGTGCTGACCGCCGAAGAGGCGATGAAGATGGTGCCCAAGGTCATGAAGGACGCTGCCTACGGCATGGGCTGCACCCGCTCCCAGGTGGTCTGGAAGATCATCCTGCCGACCGGCCTGCCGGCGATCCTCACTGGCGTCATGCTGGCTGTGGCCCGCGCCGCTGGCGAAACCGCGCCGCTGCTGTTTACCGCGCTGTTCAGCAACTACTGGATCTACCACAACGGTGAGCTGGCCGTGATGAATCCCACGGCATCGCTTGCCGTACTCATCTACAACTTCTCCGGCATGCCGTTCGACAATCAGCTTGAGCTCGCCTGGGCCGCTTCGCTGGTCCTGGTGTTGATCGTGCTCATGGTGAATGTCATCAGCCGTATTTTCGGCAAGCCCAAGTATTGA
- the pstB gene encoding phosphate ABC transporter ATP-binding protein PstB encodes MDCKLDKIFYGNFLAVRDSHVPIEKNKITGFIGPSGCGKSTVLRSLNRMNDLIKGFRFEGHVHFLGQDVYGKGVDPVVVRRYIGMVFQQPNPFSMSIFDNVAFGLRLNRYKGDLGDRVKHALQGAALWDEVKDKLKVSGLSLSGGQQQRLCIARAIATEPEVLLLDEPCSALDPIATRRVEELMIELKKDYTIALVTHNMQQAIRVADTTAFFSVDISQGTRTGYLVEMGATDQIFGNPREKMTEDYISGKFS; translated from the coding sequence ATGGACTGCAAGCTGGACAAGATTTTCTACGGCAACTTCCTGGCCGTGCGCGACAGCCATGTGCCGATCGAGAAGAACAAGATCACCGGTTTCATCGGCCCGTCCGGTTGCGGCAAGAGTACCGTGCTACGCAGCCTCAACCGCATGAACGACCTGATCAAGGGCTTCCGCTTCGAAGGGCACGTGCACTTTCTCGGTCAGGATGTCTACGGCAAGGGCGTCGATCCGGTGGTGGTGCGCCGCTACATCGGCATGGTGTTCCAGCAGCCCAACCCGTTCTCGATGAGCATCTTCGACAACGTCGCGTTCGGCCTGCGGCTCAATCGCTACAAGGGCGACCTGGGCGACCGCGTCAAGCATGCCCTGCAAGGCGCCGCACTGTGGGACGAGGTCAAGGACAAGCTCAAGGTCAGCGGCCTGTCGCTGTCCGGCGGCCAGCAGCAGCGTCTGTGTATCGCCCGCGCCATCGCCACCGAGCCGGAAGTGCTGCTGCTCGACGAACCCTGCTCGGCGCTCGACCCGATCGCCACGCGCCGGGTCGAGGAGCTGATGATCGAGTTGAAGAAGGACTACACCATCGCCCTGGTGACCCACAACATGCAGCAGGCCATCCGTGTGGCCGACACCACGGCGTTCTTCTCGGTGGACATCTCCCAGGGCACCCGCACGGGCTACCTGGTCGAGATGGGCGCAACGGACCAGATCTTCGGCAATCCCCGAGAGAAAATGACCGAGGACTACATCAGCGGCAAGTTCAGCTAA
- the pgm gene encoding phosphoglucomutase (alpha-D-glucose-1,6-bisphosphate-dependent) — MSIHSNAGLLPDEHSLVNLPRLVARYYSERPDPSDPAQQVAFGTSGHRGSSLKNSFNEWHILAVTQAICDYRRGQGIDGPLYIGMDSHALSEPAFVSALQVLAGNRIETRIDAGCSETNGEPGYTPTPAISKAILDYNKGRSSGLADGIVITPSHNPPADGGFKYNASNGGPADTGVTKWIQERANQLLVAGLNGVQRIDYASALKAPTTQRHDFIEQYVGDLEQVLDMQAIRGSGLKFAVDPLGGAGVHYWTRIAERFGLPLEVLSTRIDPTFRFMRLDWDGKIRMDCSSPHAMAGLIENKDRFDVSFACDTDHDRHGIVARSVGLLNPNHYLAVAIEYLFTHRPQWAAQAAIGKTLVSSSMIDRVAKGISRDVVEVPVGFKWFVDGLIDGRFGFGGEESAGASFLRKDGSAWSTDKDGIILGLLAAEITAVTGKDPGERYQALTERFGAPVYQRIDAPADREQKARLGKLSASQVTASELAGQPITAILTEAPGNGAAIGGLKVVTDNGWFAARPSGTEDVYKIYAESFEGDAHLKRIQSEAKALVDSVLAG; from the coding sequence ATGAGCATTCACAGCAACGCGGGGCTCCTTCCCGACGAGCACAGCCTGGTCAACCTGCCCCGTCTGGTGGCGCGCTACTACAGCGAGCGCCCGGACCCGAGCGACCCTGCTCAGCAGGTGGCCTTCGGCACCTCGGGCCACCGCGGTTCTTCGCTGAAGAACAGCTTCAACGAATGGCACATCCTCGCCGTGACCCAGGCCATTTGCGATTACCGCCGCGGCCAGGGCATCGACGGCCCGCTGTACATCGGCATGGACAGCCATGCGCTGTCCGAACCCGCCTTCGTTTCTGCCCTGCAAGTACTGGCCGGCAACCGCATCGAGACGCGTATCGATGCCGGTTGCAGCGAAACCAACGGCGAGCCGGGCTATACCCCGACCCCGGCGATTTCCAAGGCGATTCTCGATTACAACAAAGGGCGCAGCAGCGGCCTGGCCGACGGCATCGTAATCACGCCTTCGCACAACCCGCCGGCCGATGGCGGCTTCAAGTACAACGCCAGCAATGGTGGCCCGGCCGATACCGGCGTCACCAAGTGGATCCAGGAGCGCGCCAACCAGTTGCTGGTCGCTGGCCTGAACGGCGTACAGCGCATCGACTATGCCAGCGCCCTGAAAGCCCCGACCACCCAACGTCATGATTTCATCGAGCAGTACGTCGGCGATCTCGAGCAGGTGCTCGACATGCAGGCGATCCGTGGTTCGGGCCTGAAGTTCGCGGTCGACCCGCTCGGCGGCGCAGGCGTGCATTACTGGACGCGCATCGCCGAGCGCTTCGGCTTGCCGCTGGAGGTTTTGTCGACCCGCATCGACCCGACCTTCCGCTTCATGCGCCTCGACTGGGACGGCAAGATCCGCATGGACTGCAGCTCGCCCCATGCCATGGCCGGGCTGATCGAGAACAAGGACCGCTTCGACGTGTCCTTCGCCTGCGACACCGACCATGACCGCCACGGCATCGTCGCCCGCTCGGTAGGCCTGCTCAACCCCAACCATTACCTGGCGGTGGCCATCGAATACCTGTTCACCCACCGTCCGCAGTGGGCGGCCCAGGCCGCCATCGGCAAGACCCTGGTGTCGTCGTCGATGATCGACCGCGTGGCCAAGGGCATCAGCCGCGACGTGGTGGAAGTGCCGGTGGGCTTCAAGTGGTTCGTCGATGGCCTGATCGACGGCCGCTTCGGCTTTGGCGGTGAAGAATCGGCCGGCGCCTCGTTCCTGCGCAAGGACGGCAGCGCCTGGTCCACCGACAAGGACGGCATCATTCTCGGCCTGCTGGCGGCGGAAATCACTGCCGTCACCGGCAAGGACCCGGGCGAGCGCTATCAGGCGCTGACCGAGCGTTTCGGCGCGCCGGTGTACCAGCGTATCGACGCCCCGGCGGATCGCGAGCAGAAGGCCCGCCTCGGCAAGCTGTCGGCGTCCCAGGTGACCGCCAGCGAGCTGGCCGGCCAGCCGATCACCGCGATTCTCACCGAGGCGCCAGGCAACGGCGCGGCCATCGGTGGGCTCAAGGTGGTGACCGACAATGGCTGGTTTGCCGCGCGCCCGTCCGGCACCGAGGACGTCTACAAGATCTACGCCGAAAGCTTCGAGGGCGATGCCCACCTCAAGCGCATCCAGAGCGAAGCCAAGGCCCTGGTCGACAGCGTGCTGGCCGGCTGA
- a CDS encoding methyl-accepting chemotaxis protein — protein sequence MNLRSFNIAPRAAFCFALITLLVMALGVFSLFKLGDLYDAEQEIENNWMASIQATGEMQKDLLNVRLETLRMLAVVENTSQQSIDDSVAQSYRTALQQILDQYGRHMVSSDVERGMFNRVDTSAQTYLSGQQQIVDSLRQNQLTQALALANGSVREAGATLQQQLDELTAYNMQGAKQAGINANTIYQHGRTGVLVTISVAVLLTVLLATLLTRSIAAPIREALQSAETIASGDLTRTVLVTGKDEASRLLAAQAAMQKNLNDAIRQISDSSTQLAAAAEEMASVTEESTRNLLSQNAEIDQAATAVTQMSSAVDEVSRNASGASDASRESTVSANAGNQHVARTVSAIRNLSSNVMQASDQVQGLADQARDISKVLDVIRNVAEQTNLLALNAAIEAARAGDHGRGFAVVADEVRGLAHRTSASTQEIEQMIAAIQTGTDKAVQAMRGSSQEATNTLQVADDARVALEQIVDSIGMINERNLQIATASEEQAHVAREVDRNLVSIRDLSIQSASGANQTAAACSELAHLAQGLNSLVGRFKLSA from the coding sequence ATGAACCTTCGCAGCTTCAATATCGCCCCCCGGGCTGCCTTCTGCTTCGCGCTCATCACCCTGCTGGTGATGGCGCTGGGCGTCTTCTCGCTGTTCAAGCTCGGTGACCTCTACGATGCCGAACAGGAGATCGAAAACAACTGGATGGCGAGCATCCAGGCCACCGGCGAGATGCAGAAGGATCTGCTCAATGTCCGCCTGGAAACCCTGAGAATGCTGGCCGTGGTGGAAAACACCAGCCAACAGTCGATCGACGACAGCGTGGCGCAGAGCTACCGTACCGCGCTGCAGCAGATTCTCGATCAGTATGGCCGGCACATGGTGTCCTCCGATGTCGAACGCGGCATGTTCAACCGGGTCGATACCAGTGCCCAAACCTACCTGAGCGGTCAGCAGCAGATCGTCGATTCTTTGCGCCAGAACCAGCTGACTCAGGCGCTGGCGTTGGCCAACGGTTCCGTGCGCGAGGCCGGCGCCACCCTGCAGCAACAGCTCGATGAGCTGACCGCTTACAACATGCAGGGCGCCAAGCAGGCCGGTATCAACGCCAATACCATTTACCAGCACGGCCGCACCGGGGTGCTGGTGACCATCAGCGTTGCGGTGCTGCTGACCGTGCTGTTGGCGACCCTGCTGACCCGTTCCATCGCCGCGCCGATCCGCGAAGCCCTGCAGAGTGCCGAGACCATTGCCTCGGGCGACCTGACCCGCACCGTGCTGGTGACCGGCAAGGACGAGGCGTCGCGCCTGCTCGCCGCCCAGGCGGCCATGCAGAAGAACCTCAACGATGCCATCCGCCAGATCAGCGATTCGTCCACCCAGTTGGCCGCTGCGGCCGAAGAGATGGCCTCGGTCACCGAGGAGAGCACCCGCAACCTGCTGAGCCAGAATGCCGAGATCGACCAGGCGGCCACCGCGGTGACGCAGATGAGCTCGGCGGTCGACGAAGTGTCGCGCAACGCCAGCGGCGCATCGGACGCCTCCCGGGAGTCGACCGTGTCGGCCAACGCCGGCAACCAGCACGTGGCGCGCACCGTGTCGGCGATCCGCAACCTGTCGAGCAACGTGATGCAGGCCTCCGATCAGGTGCAGGGGCTGGCCGATCAGGCGCGGGACATCAGCAAGGTGCTCGACGTGATCCGCAACGTGGCCGAACAGACCAACCTGCTGGCCCTCAACGCCGCCATCGAGGCGGCCCGCGCCGGTGACCATGGCCGCGGTTTCGCCGTGGTGGCCGATGAAGTGCGCGGCCTGGCCCATCGCACGTCCGCCTCGACCCAGGAAATCGAGCAGATGATCGCGGCGATCCAGACTGGTACCGACAAGGCCGTGCAGGCCATGCGCGGCAGCAGCCAGGAGGCCACCAACACCCTGCAGGTCGCCGACGATGCGCGCGTGGCCCTGGAGCAGATCGTCGACTCCATCGGCATGATCAACGAGCGCAACCTGCAGATCGCCACCGCCTCGGAAGAGCAGGCCCATGTGGCCCGCGAGGTGGACCGCAACCTGGTGAGCATCCGCGACCTGTCGATCCAGAGCGCCTCGGGCGCCAACCAGACGGCTGCGGCCTGCAGCGAGCTGGCGCACCTGGCCCAGGGCCTCAATAGCCTGGTAGGGCGCTTCAAGCTCAGCGCCTGA
- a CDS encoding Rrf2 family transcriptional regulator: MRNDTRLSRMLHVLIHMDRHGQRTTSDTIARMLETNPVVVRRTMGLLRDKGYVSSDKGHNGGWSLARPLAAITLLDIHQALGSQSIFSIGLATDNPTCLVEQAVNHALGQAFDEAQALLLQRLASISVASLAEDFDARYRALEVPGKNL; the protein is encoded by the coding sequence ATGAGAAACGACACCCGGCTATCCCGCATGCTGCACGTGCTGATTCATATGGATCGCCACGGCCAGCGCACCACCTCGGACACCATCGCGCGCATGCTGGAAACCAACCCGGTGGTGGTGCGGCGCACCATGGGCCTCTTGCGCGACAAGGGTTACGTAAGCTCCGACAAGGGCCACAACGGCGGCTGGTCACTGGCCAGGCCGCTGGCCGCGATCACCCTGCTGGACATTCATCAAGCCCTGGGTTCGCAGTCGATCTTCAGCATCGGCCTGGCGACCGACAACCCCACCTGCCTGGTCGAGCAGGCCGTCAACCACGCACTCGGGCAGGCCTTCGACGAAGCCCAGGCGTTACTCCTGCAGCGGCTGGCATCGATCAGCGTGGCGTCCCTGGCCGAGGACTTCGACGCGCGCTACCGGGCCCTCGAGGTCCCTGGCAAGAACCTCTGA
- a CDS encoding NAD(P)/FAD-dependent oxidoreductase: MRYDAIIVGGSYAGLSAGLQLARARRRVLVIDAGVRRNRFASHSHGFLGQDGRAPDDIAADGRAELMDYPNVTWQVGEATDVQRDGDGFLVTLRGGQELATRRLILAGGVRDELPAIEGLAERWGRHVFHCPYCHGYELDQGRIGVLAVSPLSIHHAMMLPDWGSTTFFLNGAFVPDAEQLEQLARRGVVVEPDRVQSIGGERVDVNLADGRSVALDGLFVMPRTHQGNSLATQLGCTLLEGPMGLYLQTGETQETTVPGVFACGDAALAAGSVALAVGTGARAGAGVHQSLIFR, from the coding sequence ATGCGTTATGACGCAATCATCGTCGGCGGCAGCTATGCCGGCTTGTCCGCCGGCCTGCAACTGGCCCGCGCCCGGCGCCGTGTGCTGGTGATCGACGCCGGTGTACGGCGTAACCGCTTCGCCAGCCATTCCCACGGCTTTCTCGGCCAGGACGGGCGCGCCCCCGACGACATCGCCGCCGACGGTCGCGCCGAATTGATGGACTATCCCAACGTCACCTGGCAGGTGGGCGAGGCCACTGACGTGCAGCGTGACGGCGACGGCTTCCTGGTGACGCTGCGCGGCGGCCAGGAGCTGGCCACCCGACGGCTGATCCTGGCCGGCGGGGTGCGCGACGAGCTGCCCGCCATCGAGGGGCTGGCCGAGCGCTGGGGGCGCCATGTGTTCCATTGTCCGTACTGCCACGGCTACGAGCTGGACCAGGGGCGCATCGGCGTGTTGGCCGTCTCGCCCCTGTCGATTCACCACGCCATGATGCTGCCGGACTGGGGCAGCACCACCTTCTTTCTCAACGGCGCCTTCGTGCCCGATGCCGAGCAGCTCGAACAGCTGGCGCGGCGTGGCGTGGTGGTCGAGCCGGACCGCGTGCAGTCGATCGGGGGCGAGCGCGTCGACGTCAATCTGGCCGACGGCCGGAGCGTGGCACTGGACGGATTGTTCGTGATGCCGCGTACGCACCAGGGCAATTCGTTGGCCACGCAACTTGGCTGCACCTTGCTGGAAGGGCCGATGGGCCTTTACCTGCAAACCGGTGAAACCCAGGAAACCACCGTGCCCGGGGTCTTCGCCTGTGGCGATGCGGCCTTGGCCGCCGGCTCGGTGGCGCTCGCCGTGGGCACGGGGGCGAGGGCAGGAGCGGGCGTGCATCAGTCGCTGATCTTTCGCTAG
- a CDS encoding c-type cytochrome: MTSALFTQTALAEADIAAGEALFKRVCGNCHNVGPGARAAFGPQLNGIFGRHAGATGDYRYSPAMQQADVVWDHDTLSAFIKDSDSVVPGNKMRFWGIGDQEKIDGLLLYLKAQQDH, translated from the coding sequence GTGACGAGCGCGCTGTTCACCCAAACGGCCCTGGCCGAAGCCGACATCGCTGCTGGCGAGGCATTGTTCAAGCGCGTCTGCGGTAACTGCCACAACGTCGGGCCGGGCGCGCGGGCGGCATTCGGGCCGCAACTCAACGGCATCTTCGGCCGCCATGCTGGCGCCACCGGGGACTACAGGTATTCGCCCGCCATGCAGCAGGCGGATGTGGTCTGGGATCACGACACCCTGAGCGCCTTTATCAAGGACTCCGACAGCGTGGTGCCTGGCAACAAGATGCGCTTCTGGGGCATCGGTGATCAGGAAAAGATCGATGGCCTGCTGCTGTATCTCAAAGCCCAGCAGGATCACTGA